GAGCATTTTTTCAGCACCTTCAATTTTTAGTATATCAGATAATGTTGTATTTTCATTTACTTCCATTTTTTTGCTCCTCTGATAAATTGTCAATTAACTATTTTGTTCTCGTGATTCCTTCCTTTTCAAGAACAAAGGCAAGGGGTAAATAACCTTGCCTTTATATCTTTCTACTTAATTATTACGAACAGCAGGAGCAGGAATCATCTTTTTTAACCATCGGCTTTCCACAGCATTCTGGAACAGGCTGGCATTCTTCAACTTCTATTGTTTTGTCGCAGCAATTGTCAGCGCATTTGTACTTTATCTTTTTCTTAGGCTCTGAACCGCAGCATCCCATCTGACTCACCTCCTTTTAAACTCTTTACAAGCTTAATAATATCACACTTTGACCGCTCCTTCAAACAAATGCAGGGGTCTTAACAACTCCAGATTAGATATATTCCGCCTAATAGAACAAGAACTCCGCAAATCTTTTTTAAAATAATCGTACCTTTGGATTTCTCATTCCAGTTCAAATAATGCTGGACAACTTCTGTAAAAGTTCCTGCGAAAACAATCACTGAACAATGACCAATGCCGTAAACAAATAGCAGTGTTACCCCGTAGAGAAACTGTGTCGATGCTATCTTAAATGCAATGCCAAGCATAGGCGCCATATAGGCAAAAGTGCATGGCCCGAGGGCAATGCCAAAAACGAGGCCAAGTATAAACCCAGCTAATAGACCTTTCCTCTTAAACGCAGGCTGACTTGATTTTCCGAGAAAAGGAAGAGGAATAATTCCTAAAAGATGAAGACCTATGATAAAGAATATTACGGCTACAATATAGTTTCCATAAGGCCCTATATCACCCAGCATTCGTCCAAAAAGTCCGGTAATTAATCCTATTGCAGCAATAGTTATTAAGATTCCCGAAGAAAAAAGCGATGCTATAAGAAATGCTCTTTTTGTGGATATCCTTCCCTGTTCATCAATAAAACCTACAATTAAAGGAATGCTTGCCAGGTGGCAGGGACTCAATAAGATACTTAATACTCCCCAGACAAAAGAAGCGGTTAAGGCAATAATCGGGCCTGATTGAAGAGAATTAGATAACCACTCAAACATGGCTCTTATCATTATTCAACTCCCTGCTTCTTTAGTATCTTAACTATTTCTTCTTTAGAGAAGAAGCCCATATGCCGGAAAAATTCTTTTCCGTCTTTGTCAAGAAAAACCTGTGTTGGAATCGCTCTGATACCATACTTCTGTCCGTAAGGTCTTCCTTCAGAAGTCCAGACATCGTAAAAGATTACTTTTACATCAGGATATTCCTCTTCGATTTCCTTCATTATCGGCTGCATCATCTTGCAGGGAATACAGTTAACAGAACCAAGTTCTATAAAAGTAACCTTAGTAGTTTTGCTTTCCTGCGCAGGAATCTCTGTCTCTGTTTTGGAATTTAACTGTTCTTCCTGATGAGTTTGCTTTTCCCCATTACAACAACTGCTACAGCCTAGAACAGAAAAAAGCAAAGTAGACACTACTATAAAACAGATATTTCTTGCCAGCTTATGATGCATTTTGTCCCTCCTTTAACCAGTTTTTAATTTCTTCTATGCTTGGTATTTTACCAGCGCTCTTAACTTCTCCGTCAATGACCAAGGCAGGAGTTAACATTACTCCACGATTCATAATTTTTTTAATCTCTGTTACTTTGGTTATCTCCGCTTCAATTCCAGATTCTTTCACTGCCTGCCCGGCAAGCTCAGCCAGTTTCTTACACTTCGGACAACCTGTTCCCAAGATTTCAATCTTCATTTCTAATCACCTCCTTGATTTCAGCTTACAATGTATCCAAATAAAATGCCGCTTATCGTAGCCATAATGACTACTAACCCTACGTACACGACTGTTTTTTTTGTTCC
This bacterium DNA region includes the following protein-coding sequences:
- a CDS encoding cytochrome c biogenesis protein CcdA, which gives rise to MIRAMFEWLSNSLQSGPIIALTASFVWGVLSILLSPCHLASIPLIVGFIDEQGRISTKRAFLIASLFSSGILITIAAIGLITGLFGRMLGDIGPYGNYIVAVIFFIIGLHLLGIIPLPFLGKSSQPAFKRKGLLAGFILGLVFGIALGPCTFAYMAPMLGIAFKIASTQFLYGVTLLFVYGIGHCSVIVFAGTFTEVVQHYLNWNEKSKGTIILKKICGVLVLLGGIYLIWSC
- a CDS encoding thioredoxin family protein — its product is MHHKLARNICFIVVSTLLFSVLGCSSCCNGEKQTHQEEQLNSKTETEIPAQESKTTKVTFIELGSVNCIPCKMMQPIMKEIEEEYPDVKVIFYDVWTSEGRPYGQKYGIRAIPTQVFLDKDGKEFFRHMGFFSKEEIVKILKKQGVE
- a CDS encoding thioredoxin family protein, with product MKIEILGTGCPKCKKLAELAGQAVKESGIEAEITKVTEIKKIMNRGVMLTPALVIDGEVKSAGKIPSIEEIKNWLKEGQNAS